One stretch of Hevea brasiliensis isolate MT/VB/25A 57/8 chromosome 12, ASM3005281v1, whole genome shotgun sequence DNA includes these proteins:
- the LOC110640548 gene encoding ras-related protein Rab7: MSLRRRTLLKVIVLGDSGVGKTSLMNQYVHKKFSQQYKATIGADFVTKELQIDDRLVTLQIWDTAGQERFQSLGAAFYRGADCCVLVYDVNVMRSFDTLDNWHEEFLKQANPPDPGMFPFILLGNKIDIDGGNSRVVSEKKAKEWCASKGNIPYFETSAKEDYNVDPAFLCIARTALANEHEQDIYFQGIPEAVSESEQRGGCAC, from the exons ATGTCACTGCGGAGGCGTACCTTGCTCAAGGTGATCGTTCTCGGGGACAGCGG GGTTGGCAAGACTTCTTTGATGAATCA ATATGTGCATAAGAAGTTCAGTCAGCAGTATAAAGCTACAATTGGTGCTGACTTTGTGACCAAAGAACTTCAAATTGATGACAGGCTCGTCACCCTGCAA ATATGGGACACAGCTGGGCAAGAAAGATTTCAGAGTCTTGGAGCTGCATTCTATAGAGGGGCAGATTGCTGCGTTCTGGTTTATGATGTTAATGTGATGAGATCGTTTGACACTCTTGACAATTGGCATGAGGAGTTTCTTAAACAG GCAAACCCACCTGATCCCGGGATGTTTCCATTTATATTGCTTGGAAACAAGATTGACATTGATGGTGGAAATAGTCGAGTG GTTTCTGAGAAGAAAGCAAAGGAGTGGTGTGCTTCTAAAGGAAACATTCCTTACTTTGAGACATCAGCAAAAGAGGATTACAATGTTGATCCTGCATTCCTGTGTATTGCGAGAACTGCTCTAGCCAATGAGCATGAACAAGACAT
- the LOC110640534 gene encoding uncharacterized protein LOC110640534, which produces METDNEIREIKETNPDDTNPNPKPKMVRTKVPEVEIHLYRQGKGPIDVFKSSLGGWDQDLLEVRDILDKYGFKSVYAFNPDSGRAAPIRFNGRNGRSILGYRDGSVICIDGEPKDSLIKPLTKILFGVAVITLFITMAVKDPPEWIKKSNFFGGSFPPWILACAVIVFTRMRKRTRDFLKKHGW; this is translated from the exons ATGGAGACTGACAACGAAATCAGAGAAATCAAAGAAACAAACCCAGATGATACGAATCCGAACCCCAAACCCAAAATGGTCAGGACAAAGGTGCCGGAGGTGGAGATCCATCTATACCGACAAGGCAAGGGTCCGATCGACGTGTTCAAGTCTAGCTTGGGAGGGTGGGACCAGGACCTGTTGGAGGTTCGAGATATCCTCGACAAGTATGGGTTCAAGTCAGTCTACGCTTTCAATCCCGATTCCGGACGGGCCGCGCCGATCAGGTTCAATGGGAGGAATGGGAGGTCTATTCTTGGGTACAGAGATGGATCGGTGATTTGCATTGATGGAGAGCCAAAG GACTCCTTGATCAAACCCCTGACCAAAATCTTGTTTGGGGTAGCAGTTATAACCCTTTTTATAACAATGGCTGTGAAAGATCCTCCTGAATGGATAAAAAAATCTAACTTTTTTGGTGGAAGCTTCCCACCATGGATCCTTGCTTGTGCAGTTATTGTTTTTACTCGTATGAGGAAGAGAACCAGGGACTTCTTAAAGAAACATGGCTGGTAA